One segment of Rhodopirellula baltica SH 1 DNA contains the following:
- the larC gene encoding nickel pincer cofactor biosynthesis protein LarC, translated as MTKTLHFDCLSGISGDMTLGALIDLGVSVDQIQQGLHSLNLPDLKLRTEEVKKCGFRAVQIHIDHPPEKAHRHLHHIDAMIDEATEINDSAKALAKKIFLCVGEAEAKVHGCSLRKVHFHEVGAIDSIADIVGVAIAIDALDVQHATSSTIPTGTGAITIDHGRVAVPAPATAEILTGVPLMACDIESELTTPTGAAIIKTLARSFGPPPAMTPLRVGYGSGTRDLEGQANVLRVTLGELTEASSSQGQIETDRVTLLESNIDDATAEQLANVSELLMSAGALDVWQTPIVMKKGRLATTVSVLCDASRIGALQTLLFTQTSTIGLRRTEMNRSKLARESQTVETPDGPAKGKTVRLPDGTLRFSLENDEVKRLCAATGKSADQIRTEAQAAFAAG; from the coding sequence ATGACAAAAACACTTCACTTTGACTGTTTATCGGGAATCAGCGGCGACATGACGTTGGGCGCCCTGATCGATTTGGGCGTGTCCGTGGACCAGATCCAGCAGGGGCTGCATTCGCTGAACCTGCCGGATTTGAAGCTGCGGACCGAGGAAGTGAAAAAGTGCGGTTTTCGAGCCGTGCAAATTCACATCGATCACCCGCCGGAAAAGGCTCACCGGCATCTGCACCACATTGATGCGATGATCGACGAAGCCACCGAGATCAACGATTCCGCCAAGGCTCTCGCGAAAAAGATCTTTTTGTGCGTGGGCGAAGCGGAAGCCAAGGTCCATGGTTGTTCGCTTCGGAAAGTTCACTTCCACGAGGTCGGCGCGATCGATTCCATCGCGGACATCGTCGGCGTTGCGATCGCGATCGATGCGTTGGATGTTCAACATGCGACGTCATCGACCATTCCAACTGGGACGGGAGCGATCACGATTGATCATGGCCGCGTTGCTGTGCCGGCGCCTGCCACTGCGGAAATCCTGACGGGCGTGCCGTTGATGGCTTGTGACATTGAATCGGAACTGACCACGCCCACCGGGGCCGCGATCATCAAGACGCTGGCTCGATCGTTTGGACCGCCGCCGGCGATGACTCCGTTGCGAGTGGGCTATGGATCCGGAACGCGCGATTTGGAAGGTCAAGCCAATGTGTTGCGGGTGACGCTGGGTGAGCTGACCGAAGCGAGTTCTTCCCAAGGTCAGATCGAAACCGATCGCGTCACCTTGTTGGAAAGCAACATCGACGACGCGACGGCGGAACAATTGGCCAATGTCAGCGAGCTGTTGATGAGCGCGGGAGCCCTGGATGTTTGGCAGACTCCCATCGTGATGAAAAAGGGACGTTTGGCGACGACGGTTTCGGTGCTCTGTGACGCCAGCCGAATCGGCGCGTTGCAAACGTTGCTGTTCACTCAAACCAGCACGATCGGACTTCGACGAACGGAGATGAATCGGTCCAAGCTGGCTCGCGAAAGTCAGACGGTGGAAACGCCGGACGGACCTGCGAAGGGCAAGACGGTGCGTTTGCCGGACGGAACGCTGCGGTTCTCGTTGGAAAATGACGAGGTCAAACGATTGTGTGCCGCGACCGGAAAATCAGCCGATCAAATTCGGACCGAAGCCCAGGCAGCGTTCGCCGCCGGCTAG